One Triticum dicoccoides isolate Atlit2015 ecotype Zavitan chromosome 3B, WEW_v2.0, whole genome shotgun sequence genomic window, TACTAAGAGGCAACACATCTAAGAAATGAGTGCCACTGAGATGCGCTTGCTAAGGTGGATGGGTGGCCATACAATAAAGGACCAAATTAGGAATGACGGAATACGAGATGAGGTAGGGGTGGCAcctattgaagagaagcttgtccaacaccgGCCAAGGTGGTTTGGACATATTCAATGGAGCCTTCAGAAGCACCAGTAAATAGTGGTATTCTTAAGAGTAGCCAAAATACTAGGAGGGGTAGGGGGCGACTAAATTTCACATCGGAGGAAGGCAGTAAAAGAGACTTGAGGATTGGAATGAACCTAGGGATTTGGCTCTTGACAGGACTGCATGGAAATCAGCAAACCATGTACCAGAATCTCGATTTATTTTGTTTACTTGTACTTCCTCTCTTCTCTTTTGGGTTCTCACAGTTTTCTGTTAGGTTTCACTACTAGCCTACCCCAATTTGCTTGGGACAAAAGGCTTTGTTGGTGTATCCTGAAGGAGTCGGAATGATTCATCAAGGGTCGTATGTAGACAAAGCAAGTTATCCGTGTTTTATTCTGTACTTCTGCCTCTGTCTTTATTTGCATTGAGTTCACGATCCATATATATTACATTTGGTTTGTACTTTATACTGGACTATACTGGGATATATCATTTTTATGCTTGTGTTAATAGCTAAGACATGTTTTTTCTCTCGTTTCTGCTTGCAATTCCTATCAGCAATCGTTAACATGTTTCATTTGTTCCTTTTTCTTGTAGATTTACCTCAGATGTGAAGATCAAGAGCATCGCTGTTGTTGGTGGTGCTGATGGGACAAGCCCTTCAAGAATGAGAGTGTAAGTTTTAGAATTCTGGCTTTTCTCTTTCATGACTTACCCAGTTCTTTCTTCTTGaaccataacaacaacaacaacaacaaagcctttagtcccaaacaagttggggtaggctagaggtgaaacccataagatctcgcaaccaactcatggctctggcacatggatagcaagcttccacgcacccctgtccatagctagctctttgtcgatactccaatccttcaggtctctcttaacggactcctcccatgtcaaattcggtcgaccccgccctctcttgacattctccgcacgctttagccgtccgctatgcactggagcttctggaggcctgcgctgaatatgcccaaaccatctcagacgatgttggacaagcttctcctcaattggtgctaccccaactctatctcgtatatcatcattccggactcgatccttcctcgtgtggccacacatccatctcaacatacgcatctccgccacacctaactgttgaaccatAATAGCATGAAATTTATAAAGAATGTCGACTTGTCACAGATTTATCAATAGAGAAGGTATTGACTTTTCTGATGCTCAAAACATGCAGCCTGTGCAGGTATGTTTTTAGTTTGTTTATTTTCTTATCCATCCACAAGAAGAAACTCCAGCTGTAATTTGACATTGTTTGTGCCAGGAATGGGAACTGGCAGAGAATTTGCAGGGAGTTCTTGAGTATCAAACAAGGTAATTTTAGTAGTTACTTGTTCTGCTTGTGCTACTTAATACATGTTCATTTATATTCCAATATTTAAGTTAGAAATGTCCATATTTCAACCCTGAATTGTCACCAAAGTCTAAGAAACAACCCGAACTTCAAAACCGTCTACTTTACAACCCCAAACTCTCAAAATTGGACAAATATCAACCCTCCTATCCTCAACCAGTTTTCTGGGCTGTTTTGGCCGGTTTTGAAGAGTTGACCGCCTAATCAGTAACCAACTCAGCCGCGACGTCACCCAGGCATCTAAACCTAGTCTCTCTCTGTTCAGTCTCTCACCCTGAGCAGCGTCTCTCACCCAGCccagccgccgccacttgggacaccAGCACCCTGACCTCGACCCGCCgcctccagccccgccgccgcttCTCCCTCCACCCGACCAGATGCTTGTCACCGCTGCCCATTCTCTCCCAGCCCGCAATAGCAGTTGACCTGACGCCGCCAGGCCCGAAGGGCCATACCCCTGCGCTGCCGGTGAGTTGAGGGCGGCGGCGCGGAACCACAGCCGGCCATCTAGACCCAGCAGCCCATCGCTCTTCACCTATCTCGTGCTCAGCAGGCTCACAAGCATCGGACTGGACGCCGCAGACGAGCACGGTGAGCACCAAGCGAATTGCATCGGCGCGCACACTTGGCATGATGAGCCCACAGCCGGTAGAGGAAGCCAAGAGGACGGGACTGGAGCGTGGTGAGGCGCACGTCGCTGCTGGGGCTGAAGGCGCCTCACGGGAGGGCCAGGGATAGAGTTACTTTAGGGCAAAACTGGGCCTTGGCCCGCCCAGGACAGCAGAAAACAGTGAAGGCTGGGAGTAAAAGTGGCCCTTAAAGAAGAAGTATTGTGTATAATTCCTTAGCCTGGCCCGTCCTGTCCCACCTAGCCCTTTTGATGTTGCTCGGCCATTGGGGAGGGCACATGGCGCTCTCGGAGAGGAAACACGCCGGCTCTGTCTGCTGTTGATAGAGGGGAAGAGGTGGGTGCAGGGCTCCATGGATTCAGCCGCTGGTGCATTGGTGGCCAGCAGGAGAGGGGAGTCCACGGCAGGAGCCTGTGCTCGTTGGTGGACACTAGGAGAGGGGGAGCTCCGATCCATGCCCGGGGGTGGCGGCATCGGGCAGCAGGGGCGGGGTGGGGGAGCAGGGCCCAGCTCGTGTGAGGGCAGAGTGGCGGCACTGCCGCTCGCCGGCCACCAGAGAGGGTGGCGACGGGTCGGGGTCACGTACGCGGCGGCGGCAGCTGGGTGAGCCCTATGCGGCTCGGAATGGGAAGAGAGACAGGGCTGGGCATGGGCCTCGCTGATGTGGCAGCTGACTAGGCGGGTGAACTGGTCAAAACCGGCTTTGTCTGCGAAAACCGGTTCAAGGTTGAATCTTGCATGATTTTGATAATTCAGGGTTGAAACTTAGACGGTTTCAAAGCTCTCTTAGACAAATGGCTAGTTCAGGGTTGAAATATGGACGATTTCTCCCTTTGAGTTATATTATAATAGTAGCAAAATGTTCGTNNNNNNNNNNNNNNNNNNNNNNNNNNNNNNNNNNNNNNNNNNNNNNNNNNNNNNNNNNNNNNNNNNNNNNNNNNNNNNNNNNNNNNNNNNNNNNNNNNNNNNNNNNNNNNNNNNNNNNNNNNNNNNNNNNNNNNNNNNNNNNNNNNNNNNNNNNNNNNNNNNNNNNNNNNNNNNNNNNNNNNNNNNNNNNNNNNNNNNNNNNNNNNNNNNNNNNNNNNNNNNNNNNNNNNNNNNNNNNNNNNNNNNNNNNNNNNNNNNNNNNNNNNNNNNNNNNNNNNNNNNNNNNNNNNNNNNNNNNNNNNNNNNNNNNNNNNNNNNNNNNNNNNNNNNNNNNNNNNNNNNNNNNNNNNNNNNNNNNNNNNNNNNNNNNNNNNNNNNNNNNNNNNNNNNNNNNNNNNNNNNNNNNNNNNNNNNNNNNNNNNNNNTCGTTTAAATGTTTGTGTCTTCATTGTCTATAACTTGATGATCTCAAAGCATGCATCAGTTACATAATGGATAACAAGATGTGATGTCCTAATAAATTAATTGGCAATCTCGATGAGGGTTAACAGACCAGCATGAACTCAGGTCTTTATTATAGTATAATATAAATAGTGAGTAAAGATATTCAAATTTAGCCTCTCAAATGTAAGCTTCAAATATATGTAGATGATATGCTCCATTAGATAAGATGCCTTTTACTGTTGTATAAGTTGGAGAATACCATCATATGATGTGAGGATGGCGTGTGAGGCCTCCAACACATCACACCACACATGTCTGTGACATGTTGGATGCTATTTTCCAGTTCGGCAATCTTTGCTATTCTTCGGAGAAGAAATATTGCCTACAGCACGTCTCTACTGCTCGGCTAAACTTCATTAGATACATATGCTCACTGTTGTATGAGTCAACAGTAGTCATTTTGTGAGTAGGGTATTAGATTGAAGTATTAGGTCACTTCTGTTTTCATGTGTTTACTGAGTTGCTTCTAATTACCAAGTTTTAAATCCTGTTATACTTTGTACTTGGAGTAGCTTGATTGTTAGCTCTCTTTAACTTTTTCCTCTCTTGGCCTTTTGTGTCTTGCTGTTATTGTCAGGTATTCAAGGTTCCAAGGTGTGGCCAACTTAACTCTGCATTTTCCTGATAACTTTGGTGGTGATACGACTAAGATATATTACATTGGTTTGCGTGGTGAAGCTACTCAGGTACAATAGTCAAGATGTTTGTTTAGTCTGGAAATATAGCATGCAATGCTGATGTGTGACTGATCCACGCCATCTGCTGCAGAACAAAAGGGATGTTGTGGCCACAATTGTGTATGAAGTAATGCCCAATCCGTCTGATCACAAGTAAGCTTTGTTAAATTTTGATCTATTTCTTTGTGTTGTGATACATTTATTCTGAAATTATTAGAGCTGGATATTGATTTACCCAGTGCCAGCACACCATGCAAACTGACTCTTCAGCACATCATCATTGTTTCTTGATGATGCTTCTATACTCCTAAGCATCTGAGGacttttgtaatatctcgctcttctCTGTGCAGAACAAAATCCGAGACTGGAGGTGGTTTCTCACATGTTGAGTAGGCATGTCAGGTGAGAATGGTAACGTCTAGCGTTGTGAAGTCACGCACAGTAATACTCTGCACTTTCTGTTCGGCTACTACCGATTTTTACTTGTTTTCCAATTGCAGTGACATGCTTCCTCGGTTGGAGAGAAACTTGACCTCTGATGAGTTCTGTATGAATAAAACCAGTCCAGCTCTTAGATTCATAGTTTTGAGTGTAAACCAGTGTATTTGTCGGTTGTCAATGGCTCGATGATGTAACTTAACTTGCCTTGTGGTTGCCGGTGGCTCGATGAGGTAACTTAACTATGTCGCCCATGTCATCAGAGTTGCTAACAAGTTACTGTGATTCTACCGGTCTCCAATTGGTGGTActtttcctttctttcattcagcATTGGGGTCAGGGCGTCTTCAATGTTACAGAAACATGGGGTCTTAAACCAAAGAATAGCCTCAAACATGGGTCTTGAGCAAAAAAAATAGCCCAAGACCCACCCTCAAGCATTATGAGAAGAGGTCTTAACAACAAAATCTTAAGACAAGTTTAAGACTAAGTCACAACAAATCTTAAAGACAGTTTGACAAGGCCGTCAGGAATAAAGAACTATACAATCTCTCACATGATTTGAGGGtttaaaactactccctccgtttctaaatatttgtttttctagagatttcaacaagtgattatatacgaagcaaaatcaaaaagacaaatatttaggaatggagggagtagaagagAAAAAAACTGACATGTGGGCTCCTTCAAGGCTGAATGAAAAGCATCTGGAGCTGATAGAAACTGAGAAAGTTTTGTAGAAGCTGCGGGAAAAGCGGCCGGAGCTAATAGAAACTAAGAAAACCTGGTGGAAGCTGCTTAGAAGCTGAGAAAGCTAGTAGAAGCTGAGAGGCCATAAAGCTTGTTTGGCAACTGCTTTTAGGATGGTTGATGAGCCTATAGGTGACGGTGAAAGCATGAATGTTGAAGATGTTATTTAAACAGTGATTTATCTGGTTATGTTGTACTAGTATATTACCTTAAATGACAtgatttagtgatctaaatgctcttatatttctttacgaagggaGTAACTATCACTAGAACTAGATGAGACCCCATGGGTTGCTGTGGTAATTTTGATGGAAAAAATGCATAATTTATTAGGTGCTATGTAAATAACTAAAACTACTTAAAGACACATTTTAATAGTATTCCTGATTTTATCTTCTAAAAACATTAAGAAAATACGAGGCATATAGCAAAATAATGTATATACAAGACAAAAAAAGATTTAGTTAAAAGAAAGTGAAGGACTATACATGTATGTTCCAAGGGTTCAACATATATACCATGTTGGTGAGAGCACACAATTTAGTGCGAAAATATTAACTCATGACTTACATGCATGAACTGATGATGTAGCATGGTAGTGCTCCATATAGATGTACTAATGCAAAAAATGACTTATAACGCACGTGCATGATTTGCTGATGTGGCATGGTTGCATGGCTAGATAAATAGGAAGTGAGCTGTAGCTATTTAGCATAGTGGAAACGAGCGTCGTTTCTAAAACAATGGATTATCAACTATATATGTATGCTCCAAGCCTCCAACACCCGTGTCTATGAGAGCAATATAATGCAAAATAAATAATTAACCGATAATTTAGATGCATGAACTGATGGTGTGGCAGTGCTGCATGGATATGCTAATGTAAAAACTATACTTATAAGTACATGCATGGCTCATTGATGTGGCATGGTTGCATGATAAGGAAAATAGGTAATGGGTTGTGGTGCATGTCACAATTTAATGCAATGTAAAACCCACTTCGAATGCACTAATGCATGTTGCAGTAGAGGATTCTTATACATAGATCGAATAGATGCTAGTGGATCAAGCTAGCAATCTACGACTAcgacaattttgatgatgtggaagCACGCATGCTGAGATAATTAGAAGTAGTGGGGATCtctctcttaggtatataggatcTCATTAACATATGCGGACATACACACAAGTCCTTGCGCACAAACTAGTCACCCTCTCCGTCATCCTCCTGTCCATCGTCGTGTCTCTTCAAAGCGTCTACAATGTTTTCATGAGTGACATTCATGATGACATGCTTAACTCCAAATTAAGGCCATGAACTGGTGTAGATTGCTCAAATATAGACTCGATGTTGTAGGTTGGAACCACTGTTCAACATGTCGGCCAATATTCCGATAAATCGCCTGATTTATCGCTTACCGTTGTCTGACCAATAAGATATATCGGCTGATATGGTGATAAATCGgccaatatgccgataaactggttGATTTACCCCTTAtcttgggtcgaccgataagttgcCGATAAGCAATATGCCCAACAATGGGTGGAACCTTAGTTcatgatcttttcacacttggtggGGGAAAAGGGAAAAAACAATAAGAACAACAAGAGGAttcactcaaacaaacccaaatcacacatccactagaatggcatacatgagatccacaaatATAACATGAACAATCAAGGGAAAATAACACAAGGTAAAGGTTCTtctcaaatccaaaggagatgaggtcttgatgatagtcttctccaagaggaggtgtTGATATCCACTTGGggatcttcttctaggaggtcttgatctccaagaggagtggtagatgagcaaagctctctctagATCATAtcatatactttgctaaccctaacaaatgACCTAGGTACGACATATATAGGTGACTTGAGGTGAGGGACAAGTGGAGGGGCAAAACAGGCAGTCCACAACCAACTCGCTGTGAGAGCCTGTGCGCATGAGCTAAGTGGACCTCGTGAGCACGGTACACACCCGTTCACACGATatacgcccgtgcgcacggggtgcctaGCAGCTACATTGGAGGGGCCCGTGGGCACAGGCTCCTGGAGGCCCGTCCGCACGGGGTGTCTAGAAGCTCTCTGGATAGGTCATGCGCACGGGGCCCACGAGGGCCATGCGCACGGAGTCGCTTGGGCGCGTCTTCTTCCAGTTGCTTGCCTCCGTCTTCCTTGCGATCTTCTCGTCATTCTTCTTGGAATTGGCGAGGCTTCTTAGCTCTATGGGGGTCATCTTGGTACCTAA contains:
- the LOC119276093 gene encoding PITH domain-containing protein 1-like, whose amino-acid sequence is MACLHDHECGDHNCAADWSLYNHIDIPKVVALNESVAGSVKSVFKSWDQRLETSGGFLESNEGDPELLVFIPFTSDVKIKSIAVVGGADGTSPSRMRVFINREGIDFSDAQNMQPVQEWELAENLQGVLEYQTRYSRFQGVANLTLHFPDNFGGDTTKIYYIGLRGEATQNKRDVVATIVYEVMPNPSDHKTKSETGGGFSHVE